DNA sequence from the Deltaproteobacteria bacterium HGW-Deltaproteobacteria-2 genome:
ATAATGTCATCAATATGTTCAATTCCTATGGACAGTCTAATGAAATCCGGTGTCACTCCTGTAGCTAACTGTTCCTCCGCAGATAGCTGCTGGTGTGTTGTCGTTGCCGGATGGATCGCCAAAGTTTTCGCGTCGCCTACATTTGCCAAATGAGAGATGAGTTCCAGAGATTCGATAAACTTCTTTCCTGCTTGGGCGCCGCCCTTGATGCCGAATCCGATAATCGCTCCGGCACCTTTCGGAAGATATTTTTTCACCCGCTGTTGTTCCGGACTGAACTTAAGTCCCGGATAATTGACCCAATTGACTTTCGGATGTTTCTCCATATAACCGGCCACACTTAAAGCATTTTCGGAATGACGGGGCAGTCTCAAATGGATTGTTTCCAGTCCCTGCAGAAAGAGGAAAGCGTTAAACGGCGACAGTGCCGGTCCCAGATCACGCAGAAGAGATACACGAGCTTTAGTTATATATGCGATATTACCGTGCGGTTTCAGGGCTTCCACAAAATTGATTCCGTGATAACTCGGATCAGGATCAGCGATCAACGGAAACTTGCCGTTTGTCCAGTCAAATTTTCCTGAATCAACAATAACTCCGCCCAGCGATGTACCGTGACCGCCGATAAATTTAGTAGCCGAATATACTACAATATCCACCCCGAAATCAATGGGACGAAGCAGATAGGGCGAAACGGTATTGTCCAAAACAAAGGGAATGCCGTTTTTATGCGCGACATTGGCAATGCCTTCTATGTCGGCCACGTCCAGTTTAGGATTGCCGATAGACTCCGCGTAAATCGCCTTAGTCTTAGGTGTGATTGCTTTCTGCAAAGCATCGAGGTCGTTAGACTTGACAAACTTGACCGTAATCCCGAGACGGGAAAAAGTGTAATGTAACAAATTGTAGGTCCCGCCGTAGAGATTGTCTGCCGAAACTATTTCATCTCCGGCCTGGGCGATATTGAGAAGCGCCAGGGTAATGGCCGATTGGCCGCTGGCTACCGCCAGTGCCCCGACACCGCCATCCAGAAGAGCCATCCTCTTCTCAAAAACATCCGTCGTTGGATTCATCAGCCGTGTATAAATATTACCAAACTCCTTCAGGCCAAAAAGATTAGCCGCATGCTCAGTGTCTTTGAACTGATATGATGTTGTCTGATAAATGGGCACTGCACGTGATCCCGTTGTCGGATCCGCATCCTGGCCGCCATGTAGGGCCAGGGTTTCTATTTTTAATTTTGTATCGATTTTACTCATTGTATTTTATCCTTTCATATTAGTCTCATGCTTGTTCTCTGTCCGGTTATTCTCTCTTCTTGACTAAAGATGGAGCTACACATTATGTGTCCCCGGGCGAGACCTGCCGCAGTTAGAGTAATATTCAGCAAAACCGATCTTTCCTTCTTTGTTGATGTGAAAAAAGTATTCGCATGTCTACTTTCCATGCAAAACCTCTTCTATTGTTCCACCGCCCAGTACGCGGTCATTTTCATAAAAAACCACCGACTGGCCGGGGGTGATAGCTTCCTGCTCTTCAGCAAAGATTACTCTCAGTCTGCCGTTTTTGGTAGTTACTTCGCAAAGCGCCTCTTTTTTCCGGTATCTGATCTTCGCATACAATTGCTTGGGCCAATCCCGCACCAGTATATTTACATCGCTGGCCAGAAGCCCTTTTGCCATTAAGTCTTTCTTTTCACCAACAACAATAAGATTTTTATCGGAATCAATTGATACAACATACAGCGGCGTTGTATGACTTATACCCAAACCTCCCCGCTGTCCGATAGTATGAAATATAATTCCCCGATGCTTCCCCAGAACCTTTCCCTGCATATCCACAATCGGACCCGGTTCTAATTTCCGCACCCTTCCTAACAGAAACTCCTGATAATTTTTCTGTGTTACAAAACAAATATCCTGACTCTCCTGTTTTTCCGCAACAGGCAGGAGTGCTTTTTTCGCTACCTCCCTTACTTCCTCTTTGCTCAGAGAAGCGAGGGGGAAAAGTATGTTACCAAATCCATCATAAGGAATGGCGTAAAGAAAATATGTCTGATCTTTTTTTCGGTCTTTCGGCCTTTTCAGACAATAACCATCTTCATTTTGTTCAATGAACGCGTAATGACCGGTTGCCAGAAAATCAAACCCGAGCCCTTTCGCCTTTTTCAGAAGACTCCCGAATTTCAGGTAACGGTTGCATTCGACGCAGGGGTTTGGTGTTCTTCCTTTCTGATATTCGCTGATAAATTTTGCGATGACCTTATCTTCGAGTTGGGCCGCATAATCAAAAACATAGTGAGGAATTTTCAGCCGATCGCAGACTCTTTTGGCGTCATCGATCGCGGTGACACCGCAACACTTCGCTTCATCTTCCGTTGAGATGCCTAAACACATTGTTACGCCGGCGACATCGTAGCCTTCATTTTTGAGCAGCATGGCCGCAACTGACGAATCAACACCGCCGCTCATCGCTACCAAAACTTTTTTACTCATTTACTTTGATCGCTCCCTTCTAAATTTTCCTGATTATATAGACGGACTTATCGCCTGCTCTTTTTTCTCATTATTCATGACAACTAACTGTTCCAGCGTAATTGAGTTTAATATTTCCGATATCTTGCCGCCCAGCATGGTCCAGATATCACGACTGGCACAGGTGCTAACTCTGGGGCAGGCCTTGGGGTTTTTTACACAATCAACCAGACAATCTCCTTCGAATACATCAACAATATTTTTCAAGGTTATCTGCGATGGAGCTTTGGCCAGCGTATAACCTCCGGATGATCCCCTCACAGAATTAATCAGACCAACCCCTTTGAGCGGAATTATTATAAGGCTCAGATATTTTTCAGAAATTTCCTCCTCACGGGCAATATCTTTTAGAAATGTATTACCCCTTCCGTAATTTCTGGCCAAAGCCAGCATTAATCTCAGCCCGTAGCGTGATCGCGTAGAAAGTTTCATAAATTCAATTCCTTACAATTCACTATCAATACTATTGATTTACTAGTAATTAAACTAACAGAGTTAATTTGTCAAGAAAAAGTTTTTATTGATTATGTAAATTACAATTAATCTTAATTTTAATAATTAAGTTCGTTGCCTCAAGAATTTAGACATTCAAGGGAAATACTCTTGTGAATTATCGGATATGCGAGTCTGTTCAATTCTCAACCGAAGCGGCTACAATGTTTTTGAAAACGCACCATTGCGCCAATTGCTCTTTCAAAGGAAGGAAAAGCGGGAACTCCGGCTTCACAGAACCGCCTCCGAAGCTGTGATCCCTTTATGATGA
Encoded proteins:
- a CDS encoding O-acetylhomoserine aminocarboxypropyltransferase (catalyzes the formation of L-methionine and acetate from O-acetyl-L-homoserine and methanethiol), producing MSKIDTKLKIETLALHGGQDADPTTGSRAVPIYQTTSYQFKDTEHAANLFGLKEFGNIYTRLMNPTTDVFEKRMALLDGGVGALAVASGQSAITLALLNIAQAGDEIVSADNLYGGTYNLLHYTFSRLGITVKFVKSNDLDALQKAITPKTKAIYAESIGNPKLDVADIEGIANVAHKNGIPFVLDNTVSPYLLRPIDFGVDIVVYSATKFIGGHGTSLGGVIVDSGKFDWTNGKFPLIADPDPSYHGINFVEALKPHGNIAYITKARVSLLRDLGPALSPFNAFLFLQGLETIHLRLPRHSENALSVAGYMEKHPKVNWVNYPGLKFSPEQQRVKKYLPKGAGAIIGFGIKGGAQAGKKFIESLELISHLANVGDAKTLAIHPATTTHQQLSAEEQLATGVTPDFIRLSIGIEHIDDIIADIEQALAKV
- a CDS encoding tRNA 2-thiouridine(34) synthase MnmA, with product MSKKVLVAMSGGVDSSVAAMLLKNEGYDVAGVTMCLGISTEDEAKCCGVTAIDDAKRVCDRLKIPHYVFDYAAQLEDKVIAKFISEYQKGRTPNPCVECNRYLKFGSLLKKAKGLGFDFLATGHYAFIEQNEDGYCLKRPKDRKKDQTYFLYAIPYDGFGNILFPLASLSKEEVREVAKKALLPVAEKQESQDICFVTQKNYQEFLLGRVRKLEPGPIVDMQGKVLGKHRGIIFHTIGQRGGLGISHTTPLYVVSIDSDKNLIVVGEKKDLMAKGLLASDVNILVRDWPKQLYAKIRYRKKEALCEVTTKNGRLRVIFAEEQEAITPGQSVVFYENDRVLGGGTIEEVLHGK